The Deinococcus roseus genome contains a region encoding:
- the scpB gene encoding SMC-Scp complex subunit ScpB translates to MLDVIGAALLAAGRPVGVQELARLVGVPEEAVHRSMQDLSPTLRQVGLAIEAVAGGYRLIVAPELVPALEPLMAPPALPSLSQAALEVLAIVAYKQPITRADIELMRGSSASSLITLQERELIKVVGRKEVIGKPLLYGTTGKFLLEFGLKDLTELPALELEGLTEFLRG, encoded by the coding sequence ATGCTTGACGTGATTGGTGCAGCCCTGCTGGCTGCAGGACGCCCTGTGGGGGTACAGGAACTTGCTCGTCTGGTGGGGGTTCCTGAAGAAGCCGTACACCGCAGCATGCAGGACCTCAGTCCAACCCTCAGGCAGGTGGGTCTGGCCATCGAAGCTGTGGCCGGAGGATACCGCCTGATCGTTGCCCCCGAACTGGTGCCTGCCTTGGAGCCCCTGATGGCACCTCCAGCACTGCCGTCCCTGTCCCAGGCGGCCCTGGAGGTGCTGGCCATTGTGGCCTACAAACAACCCATCACCCGTGCAGACATCGAACTGATGCGCGGCAGCAGTGCCAGCAGCCTGATCACCCTGCAGGAACGCGAACTCATCAAGGTGGTGGGCCGCAAAGAGGTGATTGGCAAACCCCTGCTGTACGGCACCACCGGGAAATTCCTGCTGGAATTTGGACTGAAAGACCTCACAGAACTGCCTGCCCTGGAACTCGAAGGCCTCACCGAATTTTTGCGTGGTTGA
- a CDS encoding L-threonylcarbamoyladenylate synthase: protein MNQDTVNHQAFVTLQAGGLVAIPTETVWGLACDPFNAAAVERFYQVKGRDPSKPSQVLCASREHARTLAALHENDHLRFERLSARFFPGSLTVVVPAVSSVPIWVAPHGKVGVRVPDHPLTLALLQACGGYLLASSLNRSQQPPALSQQQALELHELYDVLLPGEISHGQSSTVYDFEKHQILRQGPISLQDIEEALNA, encoded by the coding sequence ATGAATCAGGACACAGTCAATCATCAAGCTTTTGTAACCCTGCAGGCAGGAGGTCTGGTGGCCATTCCCACGGAAACCGTGTGGGGGCTGGCCTGCGACCCGTTCAATGCTGCAGCGGTGGAGCGCTTCTATCAGGTCAAAGGCAGAGACCCCTCCAAGCCCTCTCAGGTGCTGTGCGCTTCAAGGGAGCATGCCCGGACACTGGCCGCTTTGCATGAAAACGATCACCTTCGTTTTGAGCGGCTCTCTGCAAGGTTTTTCCCAGGCTCCCTCACGGTGGTGGTGCCAGCGGTCTCCAGTGTTCCCATCTGGGTGGCCCCCCATGGAAAAGTGGGGGTGAGGGTGCCAGACCATCCCCTCACCCTGGCGCTCTTGCAGGCCTGCGGTGGGTACCTGCTGGCCAGTTCCCTGAACCGCAGTCAGCAACCTCCCGCACTCAGCCAGCAGCAGGCCCTGGAGCTGCATGAACTCTACGATGTGCTTCTTCCCGGAGAAATCAGCCATGGGCAATCCAGCACGGTTTATGACTTTGAGAAACACCAGATTCTGCGACAAGGCCCCATTTCGTTGCAGGACATCGAGGAGGCCCTGAATGCTTGA
- a CDS encoding SDR family NAD(P)-dependent oxidoreductase: MKVAVIIGVGAGIGYAVAAKFARAGYQVALVARQAEKLEQYSQRIQSSGYQARSYSADAGNPESLKEVLQQIQQELGAVDTLVYNAASHHAGELVTLSDEAFLEDYRVNVLGAFVAVRSVLEGMRTLGGGTILLTGGGLALNPQSGLGSLSLGKAGLRGLALLLAEELRPYNIQVSTITVMGLVSPTTAFSPNHIADKFWEIHQMPVLPAEVQMAPDPEPTV; the protein is encoded by the coding sequence ATGAAAGTCGCAGTGATCATTGGTGTGGGCGCAGGAATTGGGTATGCCGTGGCGGCCAAATTTGCCCGTGCAGGGTATCAGGTGGCGCTGGTGGCAAGGCAGGCAGAGAAGCTGGAGCAGTACAGCCAGCGCATTCAATCTTCGGGGTACCAGGCCCGGAGCTACAGTGCAGATGCAGGGAATCCTGAATCCCTGAAAGAGGTCTTGCAGCAGATCCAGCAGGAACTGGGAGCTGTGGACACGCTGGTGTACAACGCAGCTTCCCACCATGCCGGGGAGCTGGTGACCCTTTCAGATGAGGCTTTTCTGGAGGATTACCGGGTGAATGTGCTGGGGGCTTTTGTGGCGGTGCGCAGTGTGCTGGAAGGGATGCGCACCCTGGGGGGCGGCACCATCTTGCTGACGGGAGGTGGTCTGGCCCTGAATCCCCAGAGTGGTCTGGGATCCCTCTCTCTGGGCAAGGCGGGTCTGAGGGGTCTGGCTTTGCTGCTGGCCGAGGAACTGCGGCCTTACAACATCCAGGTCAGCACCATCACCGTGATGGGTCTGGTCTCCCCCACCACGGCTTTTTCACCCAACCACATTGCCGACAAATTCTGGGAAATCCACCAGATGCCCGTACTGCCTGCAGAAGTGCAGATGGCTCCAGATCCTGAGCCCACGGTCTGA
- a CDS encoding GGDEF domain-containing protein, which produces MTERESTAVLLQHLDTLTLPEDWISCALSIASRQIQTGLFSQPAVDLARDVVKRIQQQGQLQDLPLALNNLATLLFQGQQMYPALELLMEHHDVLAQASLLERRRTLNVLGGIHQILGDLPLACKYYNQALEVATLAQDQVYRGKLLNNLALLLQQQQKHQEARDLFQEAEALQRELNNPPELCLVLINQASLLLNAADTQPSETDRKQMLQQGMQHLLEAQMLLQQHPNVNQQASVQDYLARYLLKEGRFSEAHACGLQALQTAQMLHNEEAICHACLTLGEIRLAQGHFADALLHLQAARAGFEELGFKENLLDALDVLVRVFKQMERYPEALQHLEALYHLDREVRSEEASRQMEVLAYQRKLERTQHETELERLRSAQLEQLVMERMEEVQALLEKKSQLEEANQHMRELTEKDGLTGVYNRRYLNECCEKTFQTMRQQEQEFSVLIMDIDNFKGINDRFSHQTGDVVLKKLAELLLQALRTSDVVARYGGEEFVVVMPHTSLHNATMVAERIRSTVANHPWQQVHADLKVTLSLGVANNFKVEGPEQMVHAADEALYHSKRTGKNRVTVSPLSRPEGDVADPPTQNQHQG; this is translated from the coding sequence ATGACAGAGCGCGAGTCCACCGCAGTGCTGCTTCAACACCTGGACACCCTGACCCTGCCTGAAGACTGGATTTCATGTGCCCTGAGCATTGCCAGCCGACAAATCCAGACGGGCCTGTTCAGCCAGCCTGCTGTTGATCTGGCCCGTGATGTGGTGAAGCGAATTCAGCAGCAAGGACAACTCCAGGATCTGCCCCTGGCCCTCAACAACCTGGCCACCCTGCTGTTTCAGGGACAGCAGATGTACCCCGCTCTGGAACTGCTGATGGAGCACCATGATGTGCTGGCACAGGCCAGCCTGCTGGAAAGGCGCAGAACCCTGAATGTGCTGGGCGGCATCCATCAGATTCTGGGGGATTTGCCGCTGGCCTGCAAATATTACAACCAGGCCCTGGAAGTGGCCACCCTGGCCCAGGATCAGGTGTACCGGGGAAAACTGCTCAACAACCTGGCTTTGCTGCTGCAACAACAGCAGAAACACCAGGAGGCCAGAGACCTTTTTCAGGAAGCAGAGGCCCTGCAAAGAGAACTCAACAACCCTCCAGAACTCTGTCTGGTGTTGATCAATCAGGCCAGTTTGCTGCTCAATGCCGCCGACACCCAGCCCAGCGAAACAGACCGCAAGCAAATGTTGCAACAGGGAATGCAACACCTGCTGGAAGCACAGATGTTGCTGCAGCAGCATCCCAATGTCAACCAGCAGGCTTCAGTGCAAGATTATCTGGCCCGTTACCTGCTGAAAGAGGGACGGTTCTCAGAGGCCCATGCCTGTGGTTTGCAGGCACTGCAAACCGCCCAGATGTTGCACAACGAAGAAGCCATCTGCCATGCCTGCTTGACCCTGGGAGAAATTCGGCTGGCCCAGGGCCATTTTGCAGATGCCTTGCTGCACCTGCAGGCTGCAAGAGCAGGCTTTGAAGAACTGGGTTTCAAAGAGAACCTGCTGGATGCCCTGGATGTCCTGGTGCGGGTGTTCAAGCAAATGGAACGCTATCCTGAAGCCCTGCAGCACCTGGAGGCTCTTTACCATCTGGACCGCGAGGTGCGCAGCGAAGAAGCCAGCAGGCAAATGGAAGTGCTGGCCTACCAGCGCAAACTGGAACGCACCCAGCACGAAACAGAACTGGAACGCCTGCGCAGCGCACAGCTTGAACAGCTGGTGATGGAACGCATGGAAGAAGTGCAGGCCCTGCTGGAGAAAAAAAGCCAGCTGGAAGAAGCCAACCAGCACATGCGGGAACTCACCGAAAAAGACGGCCTGACCGGGGTGTACAACCGGCGTTACCTCAACGAATGCTGCGAAAAAACCTTCCAGACCATGCGGCAACAGGAACAGGAATTCAGCGTGCTGATCATGGACATCGACAATTTCAAGGGCATCAACGACCGCTTTTCACACCAGACTGGAGATGTGGTGCTGAAAAAACTGGCCGAATTGCTGCTGCAGGCCCTGCGCACCAGCGATGTGGTGGCCCGCTATGGGGGTGAAGAATTTGTGGTGGTGATGCCCCACACCAGCCTGCACAATGCCACCATGGTGGCCGAACGCATCCGCAGCACGGTGGCCAATCACCCCTGGCAACAGGTGCATGCAGATTTGAAAGTGACGCTCAGCCTGGGGGTCGCCAACAACTTCAAAGTTGAGGGCCCCGAGCAGATGGTTCACGCTGCAGATGAAGCCCTGTACCACTCCAAACGCACAGGCAAGAACCGTGTGACCGTCAGCCCTCTGTCCAGGCCAGAGGGGGATGTTGCAGATCCTCCCACCCAGAACCAGCATCAGGGCTGA
- the pxpB gene encoding 5-oxoprolinase subunit PxpB produces the protein MPPESPPEVQITRLAEQVLEVYFADQPSAAVTGQIRALQMLLQQDPPAGFQECVPAYLTLTVFYAGGFQVMREAIAARLADLSTTPLPAPRVVDIPVCYAPQYALDLPEVAFHVNLTEAQVIELHSTPIYTVQMLGFMPGFPYLSGLDDRLKVPRKAIPRLKVPAGSVGLAGKQTGIYPLDLPGGWQIIGRTAFRLFDAHRNPPAVLAAGDGVRFVPVSEL, from the coding sequence ATGCCGCCAGAATCCCCACCTGAAGTGCAGATCACGCGCCTGGCAGAACAGGTGCTGGAAGTGTATTTCGCAGACCAGCCTTCTGCTGCAGTCACAGGGCAGATCCGGGCCTTGCAGATGCTGTTGCAACAGGATCCGCCTGCAGGGTTTCAGGAATGCGTGCCTGCCTACCTGACCCTCACGGTGTTTTATGCTGGAGGTTTTCAGGTCATGCGAGAAGCCATTGCAGCACGGCTGGCAGACCTGTCCACCACCCCGCTGCCTGCACCCCGGGTGGTGGACATTCCGGTGTGTTATGCCCCACAGTACGCCCTGGACCTGCCTGAAGTGGCTTTCCACGTGAACCTCACGGAGGCACAGGTGATTGAACTGCACAGCACCCCCATCTACACGGTGCAGATGCTGGGTTTCATGCCTGGTTTTCCTTACCTGAGTGGGCTGGATGACCGCCTGAAGGTGCCCCGCAAAGCCATCCCTCGCCTGAAGGTTCCTGCAGGAAGTGTGGGGCTGGCTGGAAAACAAACTGGAATTTATCCGCTGGATCTGCCAGGAGGCTGGCAGATCATTGGTCGCACAGCCTTCAGGTTGTTTGACGCCCACAGAAACCCTCCTGCCGTGCTTGCTGCAGGGGATGGTGTGCGGTTTGTGCCTGTGAGCGAACTGTAG
- the cysK gene encoding cysteine synthase A: MIDRLIGKTPILQLGHHVTEEMAEVHVKLEGLNPGGSIKDRTALGMVLDAEEKGWLQPGGHIVEPTSGNTGIGLAQVAASRGYRLTLTMPAQMSEERKRTLRAYGAELVLTPAELRMHGSIQEAERIARETGAWMPNQFNNPANPLTHYRTTGPEIWSQMEGRIDAFVYGSGTGGTIMGTGRFLKEQNPDLLLIAAEPARSNVLSGGERGEHGFQGMGPGFIPGNMDLSLLDDIIQVWEEDAFPLARELAQHEGLFVGMSSGGMVLAALEVAKRLGPGKRVVTIACDTGARYLSTVLFSDAGDTPAGYKPHSREKL, translated from the coding sequence ATGATTGATCGCCTCATCGGAAAAACCCCGATCCTGCAGCTGGGCCACCATGTCACCGAAGAGATGGCAGAGGTGCATGTCAAACTGGAAGGCCTGAACCCCGGAGGGTCCATCAAGGACCGCACGGCACTGGGCATGGTGCTGGATGCCGAAGAAAAAGGCTGGTTGCAGCCCGGAGGGCACATTGTGGAGCCCACCAGTGGCAACACTGGCATTGGTCTGGCCCAGGTGGCCGCCTCCAGAGGATACCGCCTGACCCTGACCATGCCTGCCCAGATGTCCGAGGAACGCAAGCGCACCCTGAGGGCTTATGGTGCTGAACTGGTGTTGACCCCTGCTGAACTGCGCATGCACGGGTCCATTCAGGAGGCCGAGCGCATTGCCCGGGAAACCGGGGCCTGGATGCCCAACCAGTTCAACAATCCAGCCAATCCTTTGACCCATTACCGCACCACCGGGCCTGAAATCTGGTCGCAGATGGAAGGGCGCATTGATGCTTTTGTGTACGGTTCGGGCACCGGGGGCACCATCATGGGCACTGGACGGTTCCTGAAAGAGCAGAATCCTGATTTGCTGCTGATTGCCGCAGAACCTGCCCGCAGCAATGTGCTCTCTGGCGGGGAACGCGGAGAACATGGGTTTCAGGGGATGGGTCCAGGCTTCATTCCGGGCAACATGGATCTGTCTCTGCTGGACGACATCATCCAGGTGTGGGAGGAAGACGCTTTCCCACTGGCCCGTGAACTGGCCCAGCATGAAGGGCTTTTTGTGGGCATGTCCTCTGGAGGGATGGTGCTGGCTGCGCTGGAGGTGGCAAAACGTCTGGGTCCAGGGAAACGGGTGGTCACCATTGCCTGTGACACCGGGGCGCGTTACCTCAGCACGGTGCTGTTTTCGGATGCTGGAGACACCCCTGCAGGCTACAAACCCCACAGCCGGGAGAAGCTGTAA
- the gatA gene encoding Asp-tRNA(Asn)/Glu-tRNA(Gln) amidotransferase subunit GatA — MLTAAEIAQKIRAGELSAVEVAQQTLQTIQAKDPEIQAFVSLTEDLALNRAAQIDEAVRLGSPVGPLAGVPVAIKDNMNLKGTRTTCASRILENYVSPYTATVVDRLLAAGAIPVGKVNMDEFAMGSSTENSALKCTVNPWDHGRVPGGSSGGSAAAVSAGFTPISLGSDTGGSVRLPAAFTGTLALKPTYGRMSRYGLVAFASSLDQIGPFALSTKDLALVMDATSGRDPLDSTSLDVKPDFASALGQDIKGMRFAYIKESLGAGNTPGVQAALDRTREVLESLGATFSEVSLPTLEYGIAAYYLICTSEASSNLARYDGMVYSSRVPAEEFNTSMSRTRGEHFGHEVKRRILMGTYALSSGYYDAFYSKAMKVRKLIAQDFQRAFQDFDVLVTPTSPFPAFKFGEKSSDPVAMYQSDVDTVSINLAGVPAISVPAGFETVEGKGLPIGIQFIAPALKDERLITVSDAFERVTAGAYLKVAP, encoded by the coding sequence ATGCTTACGGCTGCTGAAATCGCCCAAAAAATTCGTGCTGGAGAGCTGAGTGCTGTGGAAGTGGCACAGCAGACCCTGCAGACCATTCAAGCAAAAGACCCCGAAATTCAGGCCTTTGTGAGCCTCACCGAAGACCTCGCCCTGAACCGTGCCGCCCAGATTGATGAAGCCGTGCGCCTGGGAAGTCCAGTGGGACCGCTGGCGGGCGTTCCGGTGGCCATCAAAGACAACATGAATTTGAAAGGCACCCGCACCACCTGTGCCTCCCGCATTCTGGAAAATTACGTCAGTCCCTACACCGCCACCGTGGTGGACCGTTTGCTGGCCGCCGGAGCCATTCCGGTGGGCAAGGTCAACATGGACGAATTCGCCATGGGTTCCAGCACCGAAAACAGCGCCCTGAAGTGCACTGTGAATCCCTGGGACCACGGACGGGTGCCCGGAGGATCCTCTGGAGGCAGTGCTGCAGCCGTTTCTGCAGGGTTCACCCCCATTTCTCTGGGCAGTGACACCGGAGGCAGTGTGCGCCTTCCTGCCGCCTTCACCGGAACGCTGGCCCTGAAGCCCACCTATGGCCGCATGAGCCGTTACGGTCTGGTGGCCTTTGCCAGTTCCCTGGACCAGATTGGACCGTTTGCCCTCTCCACAAAAGACCTCGCTCTGGTGATGGATGCCACCAGTGGCCGCGATCCTCTGGATTCCACCAGTCTGGATGTCAAACCCGATTTTGCCTCCGCACTGGGTCAGGACATCAAAGGCATGCGCTTTGCCTACATCAAAGAATCCCTGGGAGCAGGAAACACCCCTGGTGTGCAGGCTGCTCTGGACCGCACCCGTGAAGTGCTGGAAAGCCTGGGGGCCACCTTCAGCGAGGTGTCCCTGCCCACCCTGGAGTATGGCATTGCCGCCTACTACCTGATCTGCACCAGTGAGGCTTCCTCCAACCTGGCCCGCTACGACGGCATGGTCTACTCCAGCCGCGTTCCAGCCGAGGAATTCAACACCAGCATGAGCCGCACCCGTGGAGAGCACTTCGGGCACGAAGTCAAGCGCCGCATCCTGATGGGCACCTACGCCCTCTCCAGCGGTTACTACGATGCCTTTTACTCCAAAGCCATGAAGGTGCGCAAATTGATTGCCCAGGACTTCCAGCGGGCCTTCCAGGACTTCGATGTGCTGGTCACCCCCACCAGTCCCTTCCCGGCTTTCAAATTTGGCGAGAAATCCAGCGATCCTGTCGCCATGTACCAGAGCGATGTGGACACCGTCAGCATAAACCTGGCAGGTGTGCCTGCCATCAGCGTTCCTGCAGGTTTTGAAACCGTGGAGGGCAAAGGGCTCCCCATCGGGATCCAGTTCATTGCACCTGCCCTCAAAGACGAGCGCCTGATCACGGTCAGCGATGCCTTTGAACGGGTGACTGCAGGGGCTTATCTGAAAGTTGCACCTTAG
- a CDS encoding prepilin peptidase: MPYIHAVLFFVLGALVSGWLNRLIFRLPRGLALNGPSHCMHESCKHPLSLNEQLPLVSYFTLDRKCAHCQKRIAPRYFWVELITALGFAAVGYAFPITLYPVVTLLSCLIVATLVVFAVIDFETRTIEFKQVLLLVPLGLLTVCLGGVLYPALHFPSVLNALQAMCLGAGGFVLANNYGSWVMRAFKEPRFPEHPIGFMTVNVAAVVGAAFGVWWGAGAVVLLVALNLIFKRVVRIPDFLTLPALLVVVVLSLENNYFTHPQTVLNALTSAGIAVLAQALYWSTRELIDDDQFDPIAVGFGDVMLAAVMGAFLGITGLWKGMIVMAVTGIFFGLLSRVVFKEKQLPLAPFITCGIVVALVMHWYV, translated from the coding sequence ATGCCATACATCCATGCTGTTTTGTTTTTTGTGCTGGGAGCCCTGGTCAGTGGCTGGCTCAACCGCCTGATCTTCCGTCTTCCCAGAGGTCTGGCTTTAAACGGTCCTTCGCATTGCATGCACGAAAGCTGCAAACACCCCCTCAGCCTGAATGAGCAGCTTCCCCTGGTGTCTTATTTCACCCTGGACAGAAAATGTGCCCATTGCCAGAAACGCATTGCTCCAAGGTATTTCTGGGTGGAACTCATCACTGCGCTGGGTTTCGCTGCCGTGGGATATGCCTTTCCCATCACGCTCTATCCCGTGGTGACTTTGCTTTCCTGCCTGATTGTCGCCACCCTGGTGGTTTTTGCTGTGATTGACTTCGAAACCCGAACCATCGAATTCAAACAGGTCCTGCTGCTGGTTCCTCTGGGACTGCTGACCGTTTGCCTGGGAGGGGTGCTTTATCCTGCCCTGCACTTCCCCTCGGTCCTGAATGCATTGCAGGCCATGTGTCTGGGGGCAGGGGGTTTTGTGCTGGCCAACAATTACGGAAGCTGGGTGATGCGGGCCTTCAAAGAGCCCCGTTTCCCCGAACACCCCATTGGTTTCATGACCGTCAACGTGGCTGCTGTGGTTGGCGCAGCTTTTGGGGTCTGGTGGGGTGCCGGTGCCGTGGTGCTGCTGGTGGCCCTGAACCTGATCTTCAAACGGGTGGTGCGCATTCCCGACTTCCTGACCCTGCCTGCCCTGCTGGTGGTGGTGGTGCTCTCGCTGGAAAACAATTATTTTACCCACCCCCAGACGGTGCTGAATGCCCTGACTTCTGCAGGCATTGCGGTGCTGGCCCAGGCCCTGTACTGGTCCACCCGCGAACTCATCGATGATGACCAGTTTGACCCCATTGCTGTGGGTTTTGGTGATGTGATGCTGGCCGCCGTGATGGGTGCTTTTCTGGGCATCACCGGGCTCTGGAAGGGCATGATCGTGATGGCTGTCACGGGCATTTTCTTTGGTCTGCTGTCCCGTGTGGTGTTCAAGGAAAAGCAGCTTCCGCTGGCTCCCTTCATCACCTGTGGGATTGTGGTGGCCCTGGTGATGCACTGGTACGTCTGA
- a CDS encoding 5'-methylthioadenosine/adenosylhomocysteine nucleosidase, with amino-acid sequence MTVSSTSQPFLSGTLGIIGAMDEEIHQLTADLLDGHTFSHQGSTFHQGKLFGQQVTITKCGIGKVNAAMTTQALLSLGVQKIIFTGVAGGVTPGLQVGDIVISTDLLQHDVDVTPLGYQIGLIPDEELSWTADAELQELALESARQIDGIHAISGRIASGDQFIASKDKVRWLYDTFQVAAAEMEGAAVAQVASKWGIPFVVIRSLSDTADGEANVDYRSFMPLVAIRAKSVVRGMLQRM; translated from the coding sequence ATGACTGTTTCCAGCACCTCCCAACCCTTTCTTTCTGGCACCCTCGGCATCATTGGGGCCATGGATGAAGAGATTCACCAGCTCACAGCAGATCTGCTGGACGGGCACACCTTCAGCCACCAGGGCAGCACCTTCCATCAGGGCAAGCTTTTTGGGCAGCAGGTGACCATCACCAAATGCGGCATCGGCAAGGTGAATGCCGCCATGACCACCCAGGCCCTGCTTTCACTGGGCGTGCAGAAGATCATTTTCACCGGCGTGGCCGGAGGGGTCACCCCGGGGCTTCAGGTCGGAGACATCGTGATCAGCACCGACCTGTTGCAGCACGATGTGGATGTCACCCCACTGGGCTACCAGATCGGATTGATCCCCGATGAGGAACTGAGCTGGACGGCCGATGCAGAACTGCAGGAACTGGCCCTGGAAAGCGCCCGTCAGATTGATGGCATCCATGCCATCTCAGGACGCATTGCCAGCGGAGACCAGTTCATTGCCAGCAAGGACAAGGTGCGCTGGCTCTACGACACCTTCCAGGTGGCTGCTGCTGAAATGGAAGGGGCCGCCGTGGCCCAGGTGGCCAGCAAATGGGGAATCCCCTTTGTGGTGATCCGCAGCCTCAGCGACACGGCAGACGGAGAAGCCAATGTGGATTACCGTTCTTTCATGCCTCTGGTGGCCATCCGGGCCAAGAGCGTGGTGCGGGGCATGCTTCAACGCATGTGA
- a CDS encoding type II secretion system F family protein, translated as MPTFQYKVRSGSGQVITSTIEAETIDQVRNALRQRGFFIVDIKAPATGLNADIKIPGLERAPSLKDVAIFARQMATMIQAGVPLIQALVILQKQTENKGMQEVIRKVRSEVESGLSFSEALAKYPKVFNRLFLNLVRSGEVSGNLEVVLDRVSGFYEKELELRGKIKNALTYPAIVLTFAIGITYFLLTTIVPQFASILTQLGAEQPPLTKALVAISEFLQHQLWLLILIVAAAVVAFRMYYQTKQGRWNIDTIKLKIPVFGTLAKRSTIATFSRTFGLLLSSGVNIIESLDITKGTANNVIVESSISNAQLSVMSGDPMSNALATSPVFPPMVISMISIGEEAGALDQMLNKIADYYDREVEEAINSLTAAIEPIMIVVLGGIVGCIVAGMFLPMFSIINALSK; from the coding sequence ATGCCGACTTTCCAGTATAAGGTACGCTCAGGCAGTGGACAGGTCATCACCTCCACCATTGAGGCGGAAACCATCGACCAGGTACGCAACGCGCTGCGTCAACGCGGCTTTTTCATTGTGGACATCAAGGCTCCTGCCACGGGCCTCAATGCAGACATCAAAATCCCAGGCCTGGAACGGGCTCCCAGCCTCAAAGATGTGGCGATTTTCGCTCGGCAAATGGCCACCATGATTCAGGCCGGTGTGCCCCTGATTCAGGCCCTGGTGATCCTGCAGAAACAAACCGAGAACAAGGGCATGCAGGAAGTCATCCGCAAGGTCCGTTCTGAAGTGGAGAGTGGTCTGTCCTTCTCTGAAGCACTGGCCAAATACCCCAAGGTGTTCAACCGGCTGTTTCTGAACCTGGTGCGTTCCGGTGAGGTGTCCGGTAACCTGGAAGTGGTGCTGGACCGGGTCAGCGGTTTCTACGAAAAAGAACTGGAGCTGCGGGGCAAAATCAAGAATGCCCTGACCTATCCAGCCATCGTGCTGACCTTTGCCATCGGGATCACCTATTTCCTGCTGACCACCATTGTTCCGCAATTCGCCAGCATCCTGACCCAGCTTGGCGCAGAACAACCCCCGCTCACCAAAGCACTGGTGGCCATCTCTGAGTTTTTGCAGCACCAGCTCTGGTTGCTCATCCTGATCGTTGCAGCAGCCGTGGTGGCATTCCGCATGTATTACCAGACCAAACAGGGCCGATGGAACATCGACACCATCAAACTGAAAATCCCGGTGTTTGGCACCCTGGCAAAGCGTTCCACCATTGCCACCTTCTCTCGCACCTTCGGTTTGCTGCTGTCCAGTGGGGTCAACATCATCGAGTCGCTGGACATCACCAAAGGCACTGCCAACAACGTGATTGTGGAGTCCTCGATTTCCAACGCCCAGCTGAGTGTGATGTCCGGGGATCCCATGTCCAACGCCCTGGCCACCTCTCCGGTCTTCCCTCCCATGGTGATCTCCATGATCAGCATCGGTGAGGAAGCAGGTGCGCTGGACCAGATGCTCAACAAGATCGCGGACTACTACGACCGTGAAGTCGAAGAAGCCATCAACTCGCTGACGGCAGCCATCGAGCCCATCATGATCGTGGTGCTCGGGGGCATCGTGGGTTGCATCGTGGCGGGGATGTTCCTGCCCATGTTCTCCATCATCAACGCCCTCAGCAAATAA
- a CDS encoding UbiA family prenyltransferase has translation MFRLFWVSRPALWINTLGVAVTGLWLSGHLYTLDVRFWVVMAWLTLPFNLLIYGINDIFDQAEDALNPRKGGLQGARIYPEDVPRIWIWVAVLNVPFLGYFCLTLPWQALLWMLFYALVFVGYSARPVRFKARPYWDALSNAAYAFPMAFIPLLMGSAVPWWALCGTMAWSVGKQAFDAIQDIPHDRQVGIVNTAVRLGVEGTMFWSAAWYTVAFLCFGQLSLLVALAVMLVNGRLLYRLHLNPTPAEARKIYPSSMLSPLWIGTVAGILLVASLVR, from the coding sequence GTGTTTCGTTTGTTTTGGGTGTCCCGTCCGGCCTTGTGGATCAACACGCTGGGGGTGGCGGTCACCGGATTGTGGCTCAGTGGGCACCTTTACACCCTGGATGTGCGGTTCTGGGTGGTGATGGCATGGCTCACCCTGCCTTTCAACCTGCTGATTTACGGCATCAATGACATTTTCGACCAGGCCGAGGATGCCCTCAACCCGCGCAAGGGTGGGCTGCAGGGTGCCAGAATCTACCCGGAGGATGTGCCCCGCATCTGGATCTGGGTGGCGGTGCTCAATGTTCCCTTTCTGGGGTATTTCTGCCTGACCTTGCCCTGGCAGGCCCTGCTGTGGATGCTGTTCTACGCGCTGGTTTTTGTGGGTTATTCTGCCCGGCCTGTGCGCTTCAAGGCCCGGCCTTACTGGGATGCCCTTTCCAATGCGGCTTATGCCTTCCCGATGGCGTTCATTCCCCTTCTGATGGGGTCTGCGGTGCCCTGGTGGGCTCTGTGTGGCACCATGGCCTGGAGCGTTGGCAAACAGGCTTTCGATGCCATTCAGGACATTCCCCATGACCGTCAGGTGGGGATTGTCAACACAGCCGTCCGGCTGGGCGTGGAGGGCACCATGTTCTGGAGTGCGGCGTGGTACACGGTGGCTTTTCTGTGCTTCGGGCAACTCAGTTTGCTGGTGGCTCTGGCCGTGATGCTGGTCAATGGCCGCCTGCTGTACCGGCTCCACCTGAACCCCACCCCTGCAGAAGCCCGCAAAATCTATCCCAGCAGCATGCTGAGCCCGTTGTGGATCGGAACGGTGGCCGGAATTCTGCTGGTGGCCTCCCTGGTCCGATGA